In Dasypus novemcinctus isolate mDasNov1 chromosome 23, mDasNov1.1.hap2, whole genome shotgun sequence, the following proteins share a genomic window:
- the LOC101422996 gene encoding olfactory receptor 1F1-like: protein MNRENQSSVSEFLLLGLSRKPQQQQLLFVLFLSMYLATVLGNLLIILAISADSRLHTPMYFFLCNLSFVDICFSSTSIPKMLTNHILGIQTISFRGCLTQMYFFIVFTILDNFLLAVMAYDRFVAISHPLHYSTKMSHQLCALLVTGSWVTSNLHSLLHTLLMARLSFCADNTIPHFFCDVGLLLKLSCSDTHLNEMLIVTEAALVMMIPLVYILVSYIHITRALLRVPSTKGKWKAFSTCGSHLAVVSLFYGTIIAVYFNPSSSHSAEKDPAATVLYTVVTPMLNPFIYSLRNRDLKGALRKVMGRTCSY from the coding sequence ATGAACCGGGAAAACCAGTCTAGTGTCTCCGAGTTCCTCCTCCTGGGTCTCTCCAGAaagccccagcagcagcagctcctcTTCGTGCTCTTCCTGAGCATGTACCTGGCCACGGTCCtggggaacctgctcatcatcctggccatcagcGCAGACTCCCGCctgcacacccccatgtacttcttcctctgcaACCTGTCATTCGTGGACATCTGCTTCTCCTCCACCAGCATCCCCAAGATGCTGACCAATCACATACTCGGGATTCAAACCATCTCCTTCCGTGGGTGTCTCACACAGATGTATTTCTTCATTGTGTTTACTATCTTGGACAATTTCCTCCTggctgtgatggcctatgaccgtttTGTTGCTATATCCCACCCCTTACACTACTCAACAAAGATGTCCCATCAGCTCTGCGCCCTGCTGGTCACTGGATCATGGGTCACGTCCAACCTCCATAGTCTGTTGCATACCCTGCTGATGGCGCGACTCTCGTTCTGTGCAGACAACACCATCCCCCACTTCTTCTGTGACGTTGGTCTGCTGCTGAAACTCTCCTGCTCTGACACACACCTCAATGAAATGTTGATTGTCACTGAGGCTGCCCTGGTAATGATGATTCCATTGGTTTACATACTGGTTTCATATATCCATATCACCCGTGCTCTTCTGAGAGTCCCATCcacaaagggaaaatggaaagccTTCTCCACCTGTGGCTCCCACCTCGCTGTGGTTTCCCTCTTCTATGGCACCATCATTGCTGTGTACTTCAACCCTTCATCCTCACACTCAGCTGAGAAAGACCCTGCAGCTACTGTGCTGTACACAGTGGTCACgcccatgctgaaccccttcatctacagCCTGCGGAACAGGGACCTGAAAGGGGCTCTGAGAAAAGTGATGGGCAGGACATGTTCTTACTGA
- the LOC101416406 gene encoding olfactory receptor 2C1-like: MEGANSSSLEAFILMGISDHPQLEMIFFIAILISYLLTLLENSTIILLSCLDARLHTPMYFFLSNFSSMDLAFTTSSIPQMLINLWGPDKTISYGGCVTQLYVFLWLGGTEGILLVVMAFDRYVAVCRPLHYTIIMNPRLCWLLAAIAWLGGLGNSVIQSTFTFQLPLCGHQKVDNFVCEVPAIIKLACGDTSLNEAMLNGVCTFFTAFPLTIILISYCNIAQAALKIRSAEGRRKAFNTCLSHLVVVLLFFGSVIYEYLLPAKTSNQDQDKFISLFYTVVTAMVIPSSTL, translated from the coding sequence ATGGAGGGTGCCAACAGCAGTTCTTTAGAGGCTTTCATTCTGATGGGTATATCTGACCATCCCCAGCTGGAGatgatttttttcatagctaTCCTCATTTCTTACTTGCTGACCCTACTTGAGAACTCCACCATCATCCTGCTTTCCTGCCTGGATGCCCgactccacacacccatgtactttttcTTAAGCAACTTCTCCTCCATGGACCTTGCCTTCACAACTAGCTCCATCCCCCAAATGCTGATCAATTTATGGGGCCCAGACAAGACCATCAGCTATGGTGGCTGTGTCACCCAACTCTATGTCTTCCTTTGGCTAGGGGGTACTGAGGGCATCCTGCTTGTGGTGATGGCATTCGACCGCTATGTGGCAGTTTGCCGACCCCTGCACTACACCATCATCATGAACCCCCGGCTTTGCTGGCTGCTGGCTGCCATTGCCTGGTTGGGTGGCTTGGGTAACTCTGTGATCCAGTCAACGTTCACTTTCCAGCTCCCGTTGTGTGGGCACCAGAAGGTGGACAATTTCGTGTGTGAAGTGCCCGCCATAATCAAACTGGCCTGTGGAGACACAAGTCTCAATGAGGCCATGCTCAACGGAGTCTGCACCTTCTTCACTGCCTTCCCCCTAACCATCATCCTGATCTCCTACTGCAACATTGCTCAGGCGGCGCTGAAGATCCGCTCAGCCGAGGGACGCCGCAAGGCCTTTAACACGTGTCTCTCCCATCTGGTGGTGGTGCTCCTCTTTTTTGGCTCAGTTATCTATGAGTATCTGCTTCCAGCTAAGACCAGCAATCAGGACCAGGACAAATTCATTTCCCTCTTCTACACCGTGGTGACGGCCATGGTGATCCCCTCATCTACACTCTGA
- the LOC101422565 gene encoding olfactory receptor 1F1-like, translated as MNRENQSTVSEFLLLGLSRKPQQQQLLFVLFLSMYLATVLGNLLIILAISADSRLHTPMYFFLCNLSFVDICFSSTSVPKMLTNHILGIQTISFRGCLTQMYFFIVFTNMDNFLLAVMAYDRFVAISHPLHYSTKMSHQLCALLVIGSWVMSNLNSLLHTLLMARLSFCADNTIPHFFCDVGPLLKLSCSDTHLNEMMIVTEAALIMMIPLAYILASYIHITRAVLRVPSTKGKLKAFSTCGSHLTAVSLFYGTIIAVYFNPSSSHSAEKDTAATVLYTVVTPMLNPFIYSLRNRDLKGALRKVMGRTCS; from the coding sequence ATGAACCGGGAAAACCAGTCTACTGTCTCCGAGTTCCTCCTCCTGGGTCTCTCCAGGaagccccagcagcagcagctcctcTTCGTGCTCTTCCTGAGCATGTACCTGGCCACGGTCCtggggaacctgctcatcatcctggccatcagcGCAGACTCCCGTCTGCACACCcctatgtacttcttcctctgcaACCTGTCCTTCGTGGACATCTGCTTCTCCTCCACTAGCGTCCCCAAGATGCTGACCAATCACATACTTGGGATCCAGACCATCTCCTTCCGTGGGTGTCTCACACAGATGTATTTCTTCATTGTGTTTACTAACATGGACAATTTCCTCCTggctgtgatggcctatgaccgctttgttGCTATCTCCCACCCCTTACACTACTCAACAAAGATGTCCCATCAGCTCTGTGCCCTGCTGGTCATTGGATCATGGGTCATGTCCAACCTCAATAGTCTGTTGCATACCCTGCTGATGGCGCGACTCTCATTCTGTGCAGACAACACCATCCCCCACTTCTTCTGTGATGTTGGTCCTCTGCTGAAACTCTCCTGCTCTGACACACACCTCAATGAGATGATGATTGTCACTGAGGCTGCCCTGATAATGATGATCCCGTTGGCATACATACTGGCTTCATATATCCATATCACCCGTGCTGTTCTGAGAGTCCCATccacaaaaggaaaattgaaaGCCTTCTCCACCTGTGGCTCCCACCTCACTGCAGTTTCCCTCTTCTATGGCACCATCATTGCTGTGTATTTCAACCCTTCATCCTCACACTCAGCTGAGAAAGACACTGCAGCTACTGTGCTGTACACAGTGGTGACGCCTatgctgaaccccttcatctacagCCTGAGGAACAGGGACTTGAAAGGGGCGCTAAGAAAAGTGATGGGCAGGACATGTTCTTAG